The following proteins are encoded in a genomic region of Streptomyces sp. NBC_01723:
- a CDS encoding DNA polymerase IV: MRTAPTILHLDMDAFFASVEQASKPSLRGKAVVVGGLGPRGVVATCSYEARVFGVHSAMPMGQARRLAPNAAYLVPRFELYRSISEQVMRLLRELSPLVEPLSLDEAFVDLEAGGTAWDAASARLAGTQLRTDIRAVTGLTGSVGLAASKMLAKIASEEAKPDGLVLIPPGTERAMLEPMSVRTLPGVGPATGDHLRRAGITTVGELAEAGEDELVRLVGKAHGHGLYAMALALDERPVVAERETKSVSVEDTYDVDIHDRVRVGVEVGRLADRCVRRLRASGLSGRTIVLKVRRYDFSTLTRSETLRGPTDDPAVVREAAARLLDSVDTTGGVRLLGVGVSGLADYTQEDLFAQAAGGRAGELAEEPETEPAAEHRPAPAERRWPSGHDVRHARFGHGWVQGSGLGRVTVRFETPYSRTGRVRTFPMDDPELTPADPLPLVPSETRRPGEGPARPVAG, from the coding sequence GTGAGAACCGCGCCCACGATCCTGCATCTCGACATGGATGCCTTCTTCGCCTCGGTGGAGCAGGCGTCCAAGCCGAGTCTGCGCGGGAAGGCCGTGGTGGTCGGCGGCCTGGGGCCGCGAGGCGTCGTCGCCACCTGCTCGTACGAGGCGCGCGTCTTCGGCGTCCACTCGGCGATGCCCATGGGCCAGGCCAGGCGGCTGGCGCCCAACGCCGCGTATCTCGTCCCGCGGTTCGAGCTGTACCGGTCGATCAGCGAACAGGTGATGCGGCTGCTCAGGGAGTTGTCCCCGCTGGTGGAGCCGCTGAGCCTGGACGAGGCGTTCGTGGACCTGGAGGCCGGTGGGACGGCCTGGGACGCGGCGTCGGCGCGGCTGGCCGGGACGCAGCTGCGCACGGACATCCGCGCCGTCACGGGCCTCACCGGTTCTGTGGGACTGGCCGCCTCCAAGATGCTGGCCAAGATCGCCTCCGAGGAGGCCAAGCCCGACGGGCTGGTCCTGATCCCGCCGGGGACGGAGCGGGCCATGCTGGAGCCCATGTCCGTGCGGACCCTGCCCGGCGTCGGCCCGGCGACCGGCGACCATCTGCGCCGGGCCGGCATCACCACGGTCGGGGAACTGGCCGAGGCGGGCGAGGACGAGTTGGTGAGGCTGGTGGGCAAGGCGCACGGACACGGCCTGTACGCCATGGCCCTGGCGCTCGACGAGCGGCCCGTGGTGGCCGAGCGGGAGACCAAGTCCGTGTCGGTCGAGGACACCTACGACGTGGACATCCACGACCGGGTGCGGGTCGGCGTGGAGGTGGGCCGGCTGGCCGACCGGTGTGTGCGCCGGCTGCGCGCGTCGGGGCTGTCCGGGCGGACCATCGTGCTCAAGGTGCGCAGATACGACTTCTCCACGCTGACGCGCTCCGAGACGCTGCGCGGGCCCACGGACGACCCGGCGGTGGTGCGGGAGGCCGCCGCCCGGCTGCTGGACTCGGTGGACACCACGGGCGGTGTGCGGCTGCTCGGGGTCGGCGTCAGCGGCCTGGCCGACTACACGCAGGAGGACCTGTTCGCGCAGGCGGCGGGGGGCAGGGCCGGTGAACTGGCCGAGGAGCCGGAGACCGAGCCCGCCGCGGAGCACCGCCCGGCACCCGCGGAGCGCCGCTGGCCGTCGGGGCACGACGTGCGGCACGCGCGGTTCGGGCACGGGTGGGTCCAGGGGAGCGGGCTGGGGCGGGTCACCGTGCGCTTCGAGACGCCGTACTCGCGGACCGGGCGGGTACGGACCTTTCCGATGGACGACCCGGAGCTGACGCCCGCGGATCCGCTGCCGCTGGTTCCGTCCGAGACGCGAAGACCCGGCGAAGGGCCGGCCAGACCGGTGGCCGGCTAG
- a CDS encoding MerR family transcriptional regulator, which yields MRISGDGTAGGGPGHGLGASGPYPPQDSRLRAGGGYAQQAGAPDSAPQRPAAVPTSGGAASMTSEEIGYRGPTACAAAGITYRQLDYWARTGLVEPSVRPAHGSGTQRLYSFRDVVVLKIVKRFLDTGVSLQNIRTAVQHLRERGFRDLERMTMMSDGATVYECTSPDEVHALLQGGQGIFGIAVGVVWRDVESALSQLHGERIDTGETLVGHNPADELARRRNRAV from the coding sequence GTGAGGATCAGCGGCGACGGTACGGCTGGGGGTGGCCCCGGGCACGGTCTCGGGGCAAGTGGTCCGTACCCTCCCCAGGACTCTCGGCTCCGCGCGGGCGGGGGGTACGCCCAGCAGGCAGGCGCGCCCGATTCCGCTCCGCAGCGGCCGGCCGCCGTGCCGACCAGCGGAGGGGCGGCGTCCATGACGTCCGAGGAGATCGGCTACCGCGGGCCGACGGCCTGCGCGGCCGCCGGCATCACCTACCGGCAGCTCGACTACTGGGCCCGCACGGGGCTCGTCGAACCCAGCGTGCGTCCGGCCCACGGCTCGGGCACGCAGCGCCTGTACAGCTTCCGCGACGTGGTCGTGCTGAAGATCGTCAAACGCTTCCTCGACACCGGGGTGTCCCTCCAGAACATCCGGACCGCCGTCCAGCACCTGCGGGAGCGCGGCTTCCGTGACCTGGAGCGGATGACGATGATGAGCGACGGCGCCACGGTCTACGAGTGCACCTCGCCCGACGAGGTGCACGCCCTGCTCCAGGGCGGTCAGGGCATCTTCGGGATCGCCGTCGGGGTGGTCTGGCGAGACGTGGAGAGCGCGCTGTCCCAGCTGCACGGCGAGCGGATCGACACGGGGGAGACCCTGGTCGGGCACAATCCGGCGGACGAGCTGGCGCGACGCCGCAACAGGGCGGTCTGA
- a CDS encoding bifunctional nuclease family protein, producing the protein MNELDVVGVRVEMPSNQPIVLLREVGGDRYLPIWIGPGEATAIAFAQQGMAPARPLTHDLFKDVLEAVGQELTEVRITDLRDGVFYAELVFASGVEVSARPSDAIALALRTGTPIYGSDTVLDDAGIAIPDEQEDEVEKFREFLDQISPEDFGTSNQ; encoded by the coding sequence GTGAACGAGCTCGATGTCGTAGGTGTCCGGGTCGAGATGCCCTCCAACCAACCGATCGTGCTGCTGCGCGAGGTGGGAGGCGACCGCTACCTTCCCATCTGGATCGGACCGGGCGAGGCGACGGCGATCGCCTTCGCCCAGCAGGGCATGGCTCCGGCACGGCCGCTGACCCACGACCTGTTCAAGGACGTGCTGGAAGCCGTCGGCCAGGAGCTCACCGAGGTACGCATCACCGACCTGCGCGACGGGGTGTTCTACGCCGAGCTGGTCTTCGCCAGCGGCGTCGAGGTCAGCGCCAGGCCCTCCGACGCCATAGCGCTGGCCCTGCGCACCGGGACGCCGATCTACGGCAGCGACACGGTCCTCGACGACGCGGGCATCGCGATCCCGGACGAGCAGGAGGACGAGGTGGAGAAGTTCCGCGAGTTCCTCGACCAGATCTCGCCGGAGGACTTCGGGACGAGCAACCAGTAG
- the ftsR gene encoding transcriptional regulator FtsR, translating to MLHTPSGGAGHGAAATDSGLMSIGTVLNVLRDEFPDISISKIRFLESEGLVEPRRTPAGYRKFSAHDVERLGRVLRMQRDHYLPLKVIREHLDAVERGEAVSLPTVGRQRDGEAVAEAAESPTVARIGRDELLAAAGIDDQELKEWESYGLLAPLPDGAYDAEAVTVASLVTQLGRFGIEPRHLRVMKAAADRDAGLVDQVVAPLKRHRNPQTRAHAEARTKELAGLAVKLHAALVQTALGVRLP from the coding sequence ATGCTGCATACACCGAGCGGCGGTGCCGGTCACGGCGCCGCCGCCACGGACAGTGGGCTGATGAGCATCGGCACGGTGCTGAACGTGCTGCGTGACGAGTTCCCCGACATCAGCATCTCCAAGATCCGCTTCCTGGAGTCCGAGGGCCTCGTCGAGCCCCGGCGGACCCCGGCCGGGTACCGCAAGTTCAGCGCGCACGACGTGGAGCGTCTGGGCCGGGTGCTGCGGATGCAGCGGGACCACTATCTGCCGCTCAAGGTCATCCGTGAGCACTTGGACGCCGTGGAGCGCGGTGAGGCGGTGTCGTTGCCCACGGTCGGCCGGCAGCGGGACGGGGAAGCGGTTGCGGAAGCCGCCGAGAGCCCGACCGTCGCCCGGATCGGACGGGACGAGCTGCTCGCCGCGGCCGGGATCGACGACCAGGAGCTGAAGGAGTGGGAGTCCTACGGGCTCCTCGCCCCCCTGCCCGACGGGGCGTACGACGCCGAGGCGGTCACCGTGGCGTCGCTGGTGACGCAGCTGGGGCGCTTCGGGATCGAGCCGAGGCACCTGCGGGTGATGAAGGCCGCCGCCGACCGGGACGCCGGGCTCGTGGACCAGGTGGTCGCCCCGCTGAAACGACACCGCAACCCCCAGACCAGGGCACACGCGGAAGCGCGCACCAAGGAGCTGGCGGGCCTGGCGGTGAAGCTGCACGCGGCGCTGGTACAGACCGCGCTCGGCGTGCGGCTTCCCTGA
- a CDS encoding FHA domain-containing protein, protein MGGAWWKLSGGDGRCEDVRVGQYGQSGFVLPHGRVCFGQGESPVKLFAKLFGKSAREGSDNATARHRAQPDAEGRRPMFRDQVGGPGGDIPGGQGAPSVDPAQSGGIGFGQPSTSGAGGGFNPGPYASNAPAGQPRQEDPSMSALVCTRCGNRNAENSRFCSNCGAPLRAGAVPERASETTSTISISGLEAYDAEVTGQTAVPALSPEAQAAVDALPLGSALLVVRRGPNSGSRFLLDGELTTAGRHPQSDIFLDDVTVSRRHVEFRRSPDGSFTVADVGSLNGTYVNRERIDQVALSNGDEVQIGKYRLVFYASQRGY, encoded by the coding sequence TTGGGTGGTGCGTGGTGGAAACTGTCTGGTGGAGACGGACGTTGTGAAGATGTCCGGGTCGGTCAGTACGGTCAGTCAGGGTTCGTCCTGCCCCACGGGCGGGTCTGTTTCGGTCAAGGGGAATCGCCCGTGAAGTTGTTTGCGAAGTTGTTCGGCAAGAGCGCGCGAGAGGGCAGTGACAACGCGACCGCCCGCCATCGCGCCCAGCCCGACGCGGAGGGCCGACGCCCGATGTTCCGGGACCAGGTGGGTGGTCCGGGCGGTGACATTCCCGGTGGTCAGGGCGCGCCGTCTGTTGACCCTGCACAGTCCGGCGGCATAGGTTTCGGGCAACCGTCAACCTCAGGTGCGGGTGGAGGGTTCAACCCCGGTCCGTACGCGTCGAACGCCCCGGCGGGGCAGCCGCGGCAGGAGGATCCGTCCATGTCGGCCCTGGTGTGTACGAGGTGCGGCAACCGCAACGCGGAGAACAGCCGCTTCTGCTCCAACTGCGGTGCCCCGCTGCGTGCCGGCGCGGTTCCGGAGCGTGCCTCCGAGACGACCTCCACGATCTCCATCTCGGGTCTCGAGGCGTACGACGCCGAGGTCACCGGTCAGACCGCGGTCCCGGCGCTCTCGCCCGAGGCGCAGGCGGCCGTGGACGCGTTGCCGCTCGGCTCCGCGCTCTTGGTCGTGCGCCGCGGTCCGAACTCGGGCAGCCGCTTCCTGCTGGACGGTGAGCTGACCACCGCCGGGCGTCACCCGCAGAGCGACATCTTCCTGGACGACGTGACGGTCTCGCGCCGGCACGTGGAGTTCCGCCGTAGTCCGGACGGTTCCTTCACGGTCGCCGACGTGGGCAGCCTGAACGGCACGTACGTCAACCGGGAGCGCATCGACCAGGTCGCCCTGTCGAACGGTGACGAGGTGCAGATCGGCAAGTACCGGCTGGTGTTCTACGCGAGCCAGCGGGGTTACTGA